A stretch of DNA from Gymnodinialimonas sp. 57CJ19:
GTCAAACGCCACGGCTTTCCGTTTATCATCGCGGTGAAAGACAACGACAAAGCCAGCATTCTGGCCGCCTTCCACCGCCGCATCGACAATAACCGTGACACGGAGTTCGCCGAGGCCTGCCGACAGGTCGAACGCATCGCCGAATTGCGCCTTCAGGAGAAATTGGGGTGAGCCAGCAATTGCAAGCACAACCCCTGACGGCCGAGGCCTTCGCGCCCTACGGCGAGGTTTTGGAAGCCACGGGAGAGGCGGACAAGATCATCAACCAAGGGCTTTGCGGGCGCTTTCACGACCGCGCGCAGCTCGATTTCGGCCCGGACGGGCGTGCCGGGATCAGCGTTTTCCATGGCGAGGTGCGACTGTGGCCCATCACCGTCGAGCTGGTGGAGCGTCATCCAGAGGGCTCTCAGGCCTTTATCTGCATGAGCGGCCATCCGTTCCTTGTGGTCGTAGCCGATGACGAGAACGGCACCCCCGCCAAACCGCGCGCCTTCGTGGCGGCGCCGGGGCAGGGCATCAACTTCCACCGCAACACCTGGCACGGGGTTCTGACCCCCCTTCATGCGCCGGGTCTGTTTGCGGTGGTCGACAGGATCGGCACAACGCCAAACCTGGAAGAACACTGGTTCGATACCCCGTATACCGTCGAGCCGGGCCAACAATGCACCAGCGCGGGGCTGGTATAAGATAGGGCTACCTAGGGAGGGACAAAATGGCCAATAACTCAATCGGAACGCCGGAACAGCTCCGCGATCCAAACTTCACACCACCGCTTTACAAGGCGATTCCACTGGGTATCCAGCACGTTCTGGCGATGTTCGTGTCCAACGTGACACCGGCAATCATCGTGGCAGGCGCCGCTGGTTTCGGCTTCGGGTCCAACAGCCCCGACTTCCCGGAACTGCTGTACCTTATCCAGATGTCGATGCTGTTCGCGGGTGTTGCGACGCTGCTCCAGACCATCTCCATCGGGCCGGTTGGCGCGAAACTGCCCATCGTTCAGGGTACGTCGTTCGCCTTTTTGCCGATCATGATCCCGCTTGTAGCGGGCCAAGGCGTTGACGCGCTTGCAGCCCTGTTCACCGGCGTGATTATCGGCGGTATCTTCCACGGCTTCCTGGGCCTGTTCATCGGCAAGATCCGCTTCGCGCTTCCGCCGCTGGTCACCGGTCTGATCGTGACCATGATCGGTCTGGCGCTTGTGAAGGTTGGCATTCAGTACGCCGCCGGTGGCGTGCCTGCGATCGGTACGGAAGAGTACGGCTCGCTTGGCAACTGGACAGTGGCACTGATCGTGGTCTTCGTAACGCTGGCGCTGAAGTTCTTCGCCCGTGGCATGCTGTCGATCTCGGCCGTTCTGATTGGTCTGGGTGTCGGCTATGCTTATTGCCTGTTCTTCACCGACATGCTGTCGTTCGAATCCATCGCAACCTCTTGGGACCGGGCCGCCGTTTTCGCGCTGCCGCGTCCGTTCGCCTATGGGTTTGAATTCTCCGTCGCTGCCATTCTCGGCTTCTGCCTGATGTCCTTCGTCTCTGCCGTTGAAACGGTCGGCGATGTTACGGGGATCACCAAAGGTGGTGCAGGTCGTGAAGCAACCGACGAAGAGATCCAGGGCGCAACCTTCGCCGATGGTCTGGGTACTGCGTTTGCGGGCCTGTTCGGCGGCTTCCCAAACACCAGCTTCTCTCAGAACGTTGGCCTGATCGCCATGACTGGTGTGATGAGCCGCCACGTTGTGACCTGCGGCGCGATCTTCCTGATCATCTGCGGCCTGATCCCGAAAGTGGGCGGCCTGATCCGCACGATCCCGATCGAAGTTTTGGGTGGCGGTGTCATCGTGATGTTCGGCATGGTTGTGGCCGCTGGTATCTCGATGCTGTCGGACGTGAACTGGAACCGCCGCAACATGGTGATCTTCGCGGTCGCTCTGTCAGTGGGTCTTGGCCTCCAGCTGGAGCCCGGCGCGGTGCAGTACCTGCCTGATTGGGCCCGTGTTCTGATGGTATCGGGCCTGCTGCCTGCCGCCTTCATTGCCATCTTCCTGAACCTTGTCTTGCCGGAAGAACTGGCGGACGAGGCAACCGAAGAAGTTTCTGGCGGTATGGCTGGACATGGGCGCGGTTCGATCGACACTGAAGACCACGTCTGAAGGTCCTGAATGCGGCGCCCCAAGCGGCGCCGCATTCAACGCGACGGAGTGCGAGGTCCGGCTCCGATCACAGGCGGTCTGGAAGTAGGCGATTTTGCCCACGGACCGTGCTACACAAAAATTCTCACCTTCCCCCAACTCTCTTTCCGGGAGCGACATAATATGTCCAAAGACCAACCCGATATCGACCCCATCGAAAGCCAGGAATGGCAAGATGCGGTTGCAGACGTCATTGAGCGCGACGGATCCAACCGCGCGCATTTCCTTTTGGACAAGGCAGTGCAACAGGCGCGGGCGGCAGGGGCAAATCTGCCGTTTTCCGCGACGACACCCTATCAAAACACCATACCCACCGATGATCAGGCCGACTTTCCGGGCGATCTGGAGATGGAATGGCGCATCCGCACGATCAACCGCTGGAACGCCATGGCCACGGTCGTGCGTCGCAACAAGGAATCGAGCGAGTACGGCGGACACATCGCCTCCTTCGCGTCCTCTGCGGTGATGTATGACATCGGGTTGAACCACTTCTGGCGCTCAAAGTCCGCAATTCACGGCGGCGATCTGGTGTTCTTCCAAGGCCATGTGATTCCCGGCATCTACGCGCGGTCCTTCATGGAGGGGCGAATTTCGGAAGCTCAGCTGGAAGACTTCCGCTCCGAGGTATCCGGCGGCGGCCTGTCGTCGTACCCGCACCCCTGGCTGATGCCGGATTACTGGCAGTTCCCGACGGTCTCCATGGGCCTCGGCCCGCTGATGGCGATCTATCAGGCGCGGTTCATGAAATACATGCACAACCGGGGCCACATCGACATGGCCGACCGCAAGGTCTGGTGCTTCCTGGGCGATGGAGAGATGGACGAGCCGGAAAGCCGGGGCGCGATTGACCTGGCCGCACGCGAAAAACTCGACAACCTGATCTTTGTGGTCAACTGCAACCTGCAACGGCTCGACGGGCCCGTGCGCGGCAACTCCAAGATCGTGCAAGAGCTGGAGGGCGACTTCCGCGGCGCGGGCTGGAACGTGATCAAGCTGCTCTGGGGCAAGGGCTGGGACGCGCTTTTGGAGAAAGACGTTTCTGGCCGTTTGCGTCAGTTGATGGATGAAACCGTCGACGGCGACTACCAGACGTTCAAATCCAAGGACGGTGCCTACATCCGCAAGCACTTCTTCGGCAAATACCCCGAAACGGCGGCTCTGGTCGAGGATTGGACCGATGACCAGATCTGGGCGCTGAGGCGCGGCGGACACGACCCCGAGAAGGTCTATACCGCCTTCAAACGCGCCACGGACACCAAGGATCAGCCCACGTGTCTGCTGGTCAAGACGGTCAAGGGCTACGGCATGGGCTCGGGTGGCGAGGGGATGAACACCTCGCACCAGCAAAAGAAGCTGGCCGAAGATCAGCTGCGCGACTTCAGGGACCGTTTCGACATTCCCGTGAAGGACGAAGACCTTGCCAACGCGCCTTTCGTGACGCTGAACAACGCGCAAAAGTCCTATCTGGCAGACCGCCGCAAGGCATTGGGGGGCGAGTTCCCCAAGCGCGAATGGCGCGATGTGCCAGCCCTCGAAGTGCCCGAGTTGGACGCCTTCAAGGCGCAGCTCAAAGGCACCGGAGACCGTGAGATTTCCACCACCATGGCCTTCGTGCGCATCCTGACCACGCTTCTGCGCGATAAGAAAATTGGCAAGAACATCGTGCCGATTGTCCCGGACGAAAGCCGCACCTTCGGGATGGAGGGGCTGTTCCGCTCGGTGGGTATCTACAACCCGCTGGGGCAGAATTACACGCCCGAGGATGCCGATCAGATGATGTTCTACAAGGAATCGACCGATGGTCAGGTTCTACAGGAAGGCATCAACGAGGCCGGCGCCATGGCCGATTGGATCGCGGCGGCAACGTCCTATTCCAACCACGGCGTGCCCATGATCCCGTTCTACATCTACTACTCGATGTTCGGGTTCCAACGCATCGGCGATCTCGCTTGGGCCGCAGGCGACAGCCGCGCGCGGGGCTTCATGTTGGGCGGCACCGCAGGGCGCACCACCTTGAACGGCGAGGGATTGCAGCACGAGGACGGCCACAGCCATATCCTTGCGGGCACGATCCCCAACTGCATCAGCTACGACCCGACCTTCCAGTTCGAAGTGGCGGTGATCGTGCAGCACGGCATCAAGCGGATGTATGGCGACCAGGAGGACGTCTACTTCTACCTGACCCTGATGAACGAGAACTACGCCCACCCCGACATGCCCATGGGCGTTGAGGAGGATATCATCCGCGGCCTCTACCGCCTGCACGCCACCAAGAAGCCGGGCAAGAAGCACGTCAATTTGATGGGCTCTGGCACGATCCTGGTGCAGGCGATGAAGGCAGCAGAGATGCTGAAGGAGGACTTCGGCGTCACCTCTGACATCTGGTCGGCGACCAGCTTCAACGAGCTGGCCCGCGACGGGCAGGATGCAGAGCGTCACAACCGCCTCAACCCGTTGGCCGAAGAGCGTGTTCCTTTCATCACCAAGCAACTTGAGAACGCCAAGGGCCCGGTGATTGCGGCCACGGACTACATGAAGAACTACGCCGAGCAGGTGCGGGCCTTCGTGCCACAGCGCTTCACGGTGCTGGGGACTGACGGCTTCGGACGCTCGGACAGTCGCGCCAACCTGCGCCGGTTCTTCGAGGTGGACGCCGCCCATATCGCGGCAGCCGCCATGGTGGACCTGCACCGGGACGGGGCCGTCACCAAGGCGGACCTCCAGAAGGCTCTCAAGAAATACGACATCGACGGCGGCAAGCCGAACCCACGGCTGGTGTAAACCGCTGAAGAAAGGACTGAAGAACATGGCAAATGACGTCAAAGTACCCGACATCGGCGATTTCAACGATGTGCCCGTGGTCACCATTCTGGTGGCCGTCGGTGACACGATTGATCTGGAAGACCCGCTGATCGAGATCGAAAGCGACAAGGCCACGATGGAGGTGCCATCGCCCGCCGCTGGCGTGGTGAAGGAAATCCACGTGTCCGAGGGGGACAAGGTCTCTCAAGGGTCACTGATCCTGTCTGTGGAAGGCGATGGGGCAGGGGCCGCGCCTGCGGCTGAGGCAGCTCCGGCTGCCGATGCACCCGCTGCGGCTCCCGCTCCTGCGGCGGCGCCTGCCGCTGCTCCGGCCCCCGCGCCGGCTGCCGTGACGGATAGCGGTTTCGGCAAGGTCCACGCGTCGCCGTCCGTGCGCGCCTTCGCGCGGCAGTTGGACATTGATCTGGCCAAGGTGAACGGCACGGGCCGCAAGGGCCGCATCCTGCGCGAGGATGTCACGGCGCACCTCAAGGCCAGCGCCGCGCCGGCTGCGGCGGGCGGTGGGGCCAGCGGCGGCATGGGTATCCCGCCCATACCCGTTGTCGACTTCTCCAAATTCGGCCCCGTCGAAGATGTGGAGATGCCCCGGATCAAGAAGCTGTCCGGCCCCGCGCTGCACCGCTCCTGGCTGAACATCCCGCATGTCACCCACAACGAGGAAGCCGACATCACCGACCTCGACGGCTACCGCCGCGAGTTGGACACCCAGGCCAAGCAAGACGGCTACCGCGTCACGCTTCTGTCCTTTGTCATCAAGGCCAGTGTCTCGGCCCTCAAGCAGCACTGGGAGGTCAATTCCTCCGTCCACCCGGACGGCGACAAGCTGATCAAGAAGGATTTCTACAACATCGGTTTTGCCGCAGATACGCCCAACGGCCTGATGGTTCCCGTCATCCGTGATGCGGACCGCAAGGGCATAATCGAGATCTCGAAGGAGCTTGGCGATCTGTCCGCCAAGGCCCGCGACGGCAAGCTGAAGGGCGATGAGATGTCCGGCGCGACCTTCACGATCTCGTCTCTGGGCGGTATCGGCGGCACCTCGTTCACTCCCATCGTGAACGCGCCCGAAGTGGCTATCCTGGGCCTCACGCGCTCCAAGATGGCGCCTGTGTGGGACGGCGAGGCGTTCGTGCCCCGCAACATGCAGCCTCTGTCGCTCAGCTACGATCACCGCGCCATCGACGGCGCATTGGCGGCGCGCTTCTGCGCGACCCTCAAACATTTGCTCGGCGATGTACGCCGGCTGATGCTGTAAGGGGGGGCTGAGACATGGAAGTCAAAGTACCCGATATTGGTGATTTCAACGACGTCCCCGTGGTCACGATCCTTGTGGAAGTGGGCGACACGATTGCGCCGGAAGATCCGCTGATCGAGATCGAAAGCGACAAGGCCACAATGGAGGTGCCCTCGCCCTCGGGCGGCGTGGTCAAAGAGATCAAGGTGGCCGAGGGGGACAAGGTCTCTCAAGGCTCGCTGATCTTGCTGCTGGAAGGGGCGGAGGCGGCGCAAGCCCCCACGGATGCTCCGGCTAAGGAGGCTCCGGCGACAGCACCGTCTGCAGTGGCAGCCACCGGTACGGCCAGCGGGCAGGGCGACCTGCACGCGGAGGTCGTCGTTCTGGGCTCTGGCCCCGGCGGCTACACGGCGGCATTTCGTGCGGCCGATCTGGGCAAGAGCGTGATCCTGATCGAGAAATACGACAACCTTGGCGGCGTCTGCCTGAACGTGGGCTGCATCCCCTCCAAGGCGCTGCTGCATGCGGCCAAGGTGATCACCGAGGCCGAGGAGATGGCCGATCACGGCGTCAAGTTCAGCAAGCCGAAGATCGACATCGACGCCCTGCGCGACTGGAAAAGCAGCGTTGTCAACCAGTTGACGGGCGGCTTGGGCGGCCTTGCCAAGGCGCGCAAGGTCAAGACGGTGACGGGTTTCGGCAAGTTCACGGGCCCCAACATGATCGCCGTGGAGAACGACGGCACCACCACGACCGTCAGCTTCGATCAATGCATCATCGCGGCGGGATCGGAACCAGTGAAGATGCCGTTCATCCCCCACGACGACCCGCGTGTCATCGACTCTACGGGCGCGCTGGAGCTGACCCAGATTCCCAAGCGTTTGCTGGTGCTTGGCGGCGGGATCATCGGGCTTGAGATGGGCTGCGTGTATGATGCGCTCGGCTCCAAGGTCACGGTCGTCGAGTTCATGGACCAAATCATTCCGGGCTGTGACAAAGACATCGTGAAGCCGCTGCAAAAACGCATCGAAGGTCGGTACGAGGCGGTTTTGACCAAGACCAAAGTGACTGCTGTGGAGGCCCAGAAAAAGGGTCTGAAGGTAACAATGGAAGGCCCCGATGGCGAAAAGTCGGACACCTTCGACATGGTCCTCGTCTCTGTCGGTCGCCGCCCCAACGGCGCGTTGATTGACGCCGAAAAGGCGGGCGTCGCCGTGGATGAGCGCGGCTTCATTGCCGTCGACAGCCAGCAACGCACGGGACAATCGCACATCTTCGCCATTGGCGATGTGGTCGGCCAGCCGATGCTGGCCCACAAGGCCGTTCACGAAGGCAAGGTCGCGGCAGAGGTCTGCGCGGGACACAAGCGCCACTTCGACGCCAAGGTCATCCCCTCCGTCGCCTACACCGATCCGGAGGTCGCTTGGGTCGGCGTGACCGAGACGGAGGCCAAGGCCAAGGGCCTCAAGGTCGCCAAAGGCGTGTTCCCCTGGGCCGCGTCGGGCCGCTCGCTGTCTTTGGGACGATCCGAGGGCATCACCAAGCTGATCTTCGACCCCAGCGATGACCGCGTCATCGGCGCAGGCATCGTTGGCCCCAACGCGGGCGATCTGATCGCCGAAGTAGCACTCGCCATCGAGATGGGCGCTGACGCCGTGGATCTGGGTCACACGATCCACCCGCACCCGACACTCAGCGAAACGGTCAACTTCGCCGCCGAGATGTTTGAGGGCGCGATCACCGACCTGATGCCGCCGAAAAAGAAGAAGTGAAACGCAATCCGGCGGGCGGGAAATGCCCCGTCCGCCGGAATTAGCCTTATTTCAGCGATTTAGGGGCACGCCCCGCTGGCGAAATGTGCGGCACCCGTCGCACCTCAGCTGTCGGCCTCCACCAACCCGGAGGCTAGAAATCCACCTCGATGGCGATGCCTTTTTCTACGGCCAGATCAACGACCGCCGCCGCCACGGCAAGGTCCTGCAGGCCCACGCCCGTGCCGTCGAACAGCGTAATCTCATCCGCCGAGGTGCGGCCCGCGTGCGTGCCATTGATGACGGCGCCGATCTGATGAACGTCCGCCTCGGTCAACACGCCCTCTGCAATCGCATGCTGCGCCTCTCCGATGGAAATCGACTGCGCCACCTCGTCGGTGAACACCGTGGCACGGGTCAACAGCGCGGTCTCGACCTCCTGCTTGCCCTTCGTGTCGGTACCCATGCAGGCGATATGCGTGCCGGGTGACACATGATCCGCCATCAGCGACGGTGCAAAGGCCGAGGTGATGGAGATAATGACATCCGCCGCCACCATGCCGGGCAGATCGACGGCCTCGAACGGCAGGCCTGCTTCTTCAGCCACGGCGGCGATGTTAGGCAGCATCTCGGGGTGGTAATTCCAGCCGATGACCTTCTCGAACTGGCGTTGCTCCAACGCGGCGCGCAGTTGGAAGGTCGCCTGATGGCCCGCGCCGATCATGCCGATGACCTTCGCGTCGTCCCGCGCCAGATGCTTGATCGAAACAGACGAAGCCGCCGCCGTTCGCAGCGCCGTCAACAGGTTGCCGCCCACCATGGCCTTCGCCTTGCCGGTATCCGGATCAAACAGGAACACGGTGGATTGGTGGTTGATCAACTCCCGCTTCTCAAGGTTGTGGGGCCAGTAGCCACCCGCCTTGAGCCCCAGGGTCAGCCCCGCCCGATCGAACCCGCCCTTGAAACCGTATAGCGCGTCCTCGTGACCGATAGCCTCACGAACCACGGGGAAGTTGTAGGCATCGCCTGCCGCCATGGCCGCAAAAACCTTTTCCACGGCGCTGAACGCGGCGTCCCGCGTCATGAGGTCGGCGATGTAGCGTTCAGGAACGATAATCATGGGGCTATCCTTGAGATGAGTTATTTGAGTGCGCGCCCCGCAGGACGGAGCGCGCAAATTTCATGCGTTCGCGTGCATACCCGTGGGTTGGCCACCGCACGCGAACGACTTGGCTCGGCCTCCCGCCGGGCCCCCGCGTCTCAGGATCAGTAGGCTTTGCCGCGTGCCGACACGGGCCAGACCGTTTCGACCTTGCCGTTGCGCACGCCGACGTACCAATCGTGAACGTTGGCGGTGGGGTCGCAATGACCCGGCACCAGACGCAACTTGTCGTTGACCTTCAGAACGCCATCGGGATCCGCAACCACGCCATGCTCATCCGAGCATTTGATGTATTCGACATCGCTGCGGCCATAGATGAACGGCAGGCCGCTGTCGATGGATTGCGCTTTAAGCCCTGCGTCCACGATCGCCTTGTCGGCCTTGGCGTGGGACATGACCGAGGTCAGCAGGAACATCGCGTTCTTCCATTCGCCGTCGTCGATGCGGTTGCCGTCCTTGTCGAGGATACGACCGTAATCGGCGTCCATGAACGCGTAGGAGCCGCACTGCAACTCGTTGTAAACGCCCGAGTTGCTTTCGAAGTAGTACGATCCCGTGCCGCCACCCGAGACCAGATCACACTCGATCCCCTCGGCCTTCAAGCCGTCGATGCCCTCTTGTACCTGCGCAATTGCGGCGTCGAGCTTGGCCTGACGGTCGTCAAAGCTGTCCATGTGCTGCATCGCGCCCTGATAGGCTTGGATGCCACGGAACGTCAGGTTCCCGGCGTCGCGCACAGCCTTGCCGATTTCCACGACAGCCTCGGTCGTGGTCACGCCACAACGGCCCGCACCGCAATCGATCTCGACGAAGACACCAAGGTTGGTGCCGTGCTTGGCGGCGGCGGCGTCCAGATCGGCCACATTCGCCACGTCATCGACACAGACGATGACTTCGCCCCCGCTGACCTTTGGCATCCGGGCCAGACGGTCGATCTTTGCGGCGTCACGGACCTGGTTGGAGACGAGGATTTCCTTGATCCCGGCGCGGGCAAAGACCTCGGCCTCGGAGACCTTCTGGCAGCACACGCCAACGGCACCGCCAAGTTCCATCTGCAGCTTCAGCACATCGACGGACTTGTGCATCTTGCCGTGGGCGCGGTGGCGCATCCCGTGGGCCTTGGCGTAATCGCCCATCTTCTTGATGTTGTATTCCAGCGCGTCGAGGTCCAGCACAAGACACGGCGTCTGAATGTCAGCCTCGTCCATGCCGGGCAGGGCAGGGACGTCAAAGCCGACTTCCAGTTCGTCTATATTCACTTGCTTGTTCATGGGATTAGCTCCGTTCAGAGGGTCCAGGGAAGGCGGTCAAGATCGACATTGCCGCCTGTTATGATGATGCCGACGCGCTTGCCCTTGAAGGCTTGCGCGTTCTTGAGGATGCAGGCCAGCGGCACGGCGGAGGAGGGCTCCATCACGATGCGCAGGTGCTTCCATGTCAGTTTCATCGCGTCGATGATCTCTTGCTCGGACGCGGTGTAAATCTCGGATACATGATTGCTGACGAAATACCACGTGCGCTCTTTCAGCGGCACCAGCAAGCCGTCGGCGATGGTCTTGGGCGCGTCGTCGGCAATGATGTGCCCCGCCTTGAAGCTGCGGTAGGCGTCGTCGGCCTGCTCTGGCTCTGCCGCGATGACCTGACATTCAGGGGCCAGCGTCGCCAACGTCAGGCACGTGCCCGAGATCATGCCGCCGCCGCCGATGGGGGCCACAACCATGTCCATGCCGTCGGTCTGCTCGAAAAACTCCTTGGAGCAGGTGCCTTGCCCCGCAATCACGCGCGGATCGTTGTAGGGGTGGACGAAGTCGCCACCCGTCTCGGCCTCGACGCGGGCGAAGGTTTCTTCGCGCGAAGTCGTCGACGGCTCACACTCCGTGATCACCCCGCCATAGCGGCGCACGGTGTCTTTCTTGGCCTGCGGCGCGGTCTTCGGCATCACCACGTTGCACGGAATGCCCCGCAACATAGCGGCATAGGACAGGCAAGAGGCGTGGTTGCCGGAGGAATGCGTCGCCACGCCCTTCGCGGCCTGTTCGTCAGACAACCCGAAGACCGCATTGGTGGCCCCGCGCACCTTGAAGGCGCCCGGTTCCTGAAAGTTCTCGCACTTGAAGTACAGGTCGGCGCCGGTCAGCTCGTTGAGATAATGGGACACGCGCACAGGGGGGCGGCGGATGTGCGGTTTGATCCGTTCATGCGCTGCCAGCATGTCTTCGTAGGTGGGAATATACATCTGCAAATCCTTCATCACGCAGCCATCAGGGCCGAAGCGGCAGGGTTGGAGCGGTAGTATTCCTGCGCCGCGGCAACGCCCGATCCAAGCCGAACGTCAAGGCCAAGATCGGCCATCACCATCTCGGCCGTGGCGATGCCGGACAGGGCCAGCACGTCCGTCAGACTGCCCAGATGACCGATGCGGAAGACTTTGCCCGCAACCTCGCCAAGCCCGACACCAAACGCCACGCCGTATTTGTCAGCTGCATGGGTAACTATCTCGGTGGCGTTGAACCCCTCGGGCGTCCGTATCGCACTGACGGTATCAGAGTAGACGTCGGGCGAGGAGGCACAAAGCTCCAGCCCCCAAGCAGAAACAGCCTGACGCACACCTTCCGCAATGCGGTGATGACGGGCAAAGACGTTCTCCAACCCCTCTTCCAGAAGCATGTCCGTCGCCAGTTTCAACCCGTTCATCAGGCCTACGGGCGGCGTGTAGGGGAAGGCGTTGGCAGCATAGCCCTTGGCCATGTCATTGATGTCAAAGAAGGTGCGCGGCAGCTTGGCGTCCCGCGCCGCATCAATCGCATTCTGGGAGAAGCCCACGATCGCCAGACCGGCAGGCAACATGAACCCCTTCTGTGATCCGGTGACGGCAACGTCCACGCCCCATTCGTCGAAGCGGAAGTCCATCGACGCGATGGAGCTGACGCCATCCACGAACAGCAAGGCAGGGTGGCCGGCGGCGTCCAGCGCGGCGCGCACGGCGGCGATGTCAGACTTCACGCCGGTTGCTGTTTCGTTGTGGGTGGCGAGCACGACCTTGATCTTGTGGTTGCTGTCGGCCTTGAGGATCTCCGTGTAGCGATCGGCTGGCAGGCCATCGCCCCAAGTCGTCTCCACGATCTGCACGTCCAGTTGATGGCGTTGGCACATGTCGATCCAGCGGTGGCTGAACATCCCGTTGCGCGCCGCCAGAACCTTGTCACCGGGAGACAGCGTGTTGGTCAGCGCCGTTTCCCAGCCGCCGGTGCCGGTGGAAGGGAAGATGAAGATATGCGCCGAATTCGACTTGAGGATCGTGCGAACGTTCTCGAGGCAGGGATGCAGGATCTTGCCGAACATGGGCGAGCGGTGGTCGATCGTAGGCATGTAGCAGGCTTGGCGGATCGCCTCGGGCATATTGGTGGGGCCGGGGATAAAGACAGGGTTTTGCATGCTCATGACGCTCTCCTAATGCGATTTCAGGAGACCTTAATACAACGAGAGTCCAATGGTAATTTTTGCAGATTTCGGGCCTGATGGTGAAGGGTGTTTGATTTAACCATTAAAATCAGCAAGTTGAATTTTTCATAATGTAAAATCATTTTTCACATTCAAACAACGCATCTTATGAATTTCCCGAACAATCAACATCGGTTGTTCGTGCAGGCCGCATATTCCCGGCCCAAGTTGCGCCTTGGTCCGTGATGGCCCGATGCCGACTGCGGCTTCCCAAATGCAAAATCCCCCACGTGGTCAAAGCACGCGGGGGAACCTGTATTCATCAGCCGCTGTTCGCGACGGCGTCTAGGAAGCGGCAATTCCGGTGTGCGCAGGACGCAGCGCCATGTGGCGGTTCACATCCTT
This window harbors:
- the bhcD gene encoding iminosuccinate reductase BhcD, which encodes MIIVPERYIADLMTRDAAFSAVEKVFAAMAAGDAYNFPVVREAIGHEDALYGFKGGFDRAGLTLGLKAGGYWPHNLEKRELINHQSTVFLFDPDTGKAKAMVGGNLLTALRTAAASSVSIKHLARDDAKVIGMIGAGHQATFQLRAALEQRQFEKVIGWNYHPEMLPNIAAVAEEAGLPFEAVDLPGMVAADVIISITSAFAPSLMADHVSPGTHIACMGTDTKGKQEVETALLTRATVFTDEVAQSISIGEAQHAIAEGVLTEADVHQIGAVINGTHAGRTSADEITLFDGTGVGLQDLAVAAAVVDLAVEKGIAIEVDF
- the bhcC gene encoding 3-hydroxy-D-aspartate aldolase BhcC is translated as MNKQVNIDELEVGFDVPALPGMDEADIQTPCLVLDLDALEYNIKKMGDYAKAHGMRHRAHGKMHKSVDVLKLQMELGGAVGVCCQKVSEAEVFARAGIKEILVSNQVRDAAKIDRLARMPKVSGGEVIVCVDDVANVADLDAAAAKHGTNLGVFVEIDCGAGRCGVTTTEAVVEIGKAVRDAGNLTFRGIQAYQGAMQHMDSFDDRQAKLDAAIAQVQEGIDGLKAEGIECDLVSGGGTGSYYFESNSGVYNELQCGSYAFMDADYGRILDKDGNRIDDGEWKNAMFLLTSVMSHAKADKAIVDAGLKAQSIDSGLPFIYGRSDVEYIKCSDEHGVVADPDGVLKVNDKLRLVPGHCDPTANVHDWYVGVRNGKVETVWPVSARGKAY
- the bhcA gene encoding L-aspartate--glyoxylate aminotransferase BhcA, which codes for MSMQNPVFIPGPTNMPEAIRQACYMPTIDHRSPMFGKILHPCLENVRTILKSNSAHIFIFPSTGTGGWETALTNTLSPGDKVLAARNGMFSHRWIDMCQRHQLDVQIVETTWGDGLPADRYTEILKADSNHKIKVVLATHNETATGVKSDIAAVRAALDAAGHPALLFVDGVSSIASMDFRFDEWGVDVAVTGSQKGFMLPAGLAIVGFSQNAIDAARDAKLPRTFFDINDMAKGYAANAFPYTPPVGLMNGLKLATDMLLEEGLENVFARHHRIAEGVRQAVSAWGLELCASSPDVYSDTVSAIRTPEGFNATEIVTHAADKYGVAFGVGLGEVAGKVFRIGHLGSLTDVLALSGIATAEMVMADLGLDVRLGSGVAAAQEYYRSNPAASALMAA
- the bhcB gene encoding beta-hydroxyaspartate dehydratase BhcB — translated: MKDLQMYIPTYEDMLAAHERIKPHIRRPPVRVSHYLNELTGADLYFKCENFQEPGAFKVRGATNAVFGLSDEQAAKGVATHSSGNHASCLSYAAMLRGIPCNVVMPKTAPQAKKDTVRRYGGVITECEPSTTSREETFARVEAETGGDFVHPYNDPRVIAGQGTCSKEFFEQTDGMDMVVAPIGGGGMISGTCLTLATLAPECQVIAAEPEQADDAYRSFKAGHIIADDAPKTIADGLLVPLKERTWYFVSNHVSEIYTASEQEIIDAMKLTWKHLRIVMEPSSAVPLACILKNAQAFKGKRVGIIITGGNVDLDRLPWTL